Proteins found in one bacterium genomic segment:
- a CDS encoding metal ABC transporter permease, whose protein sequence is MNAFSPLLEMLGHDFMRNAFLVASAMALAGGLAGYFLVLRNQVFAADALGHVAFTGALAALVLGVSELAGAFGLTVLAAAFLSRMTAGSRAGDVVIGSFFAWVLGLGVLFLSLYVTTRSGSTNGAAGVTVLFGSVFGVGPAQARLSAAIGAGATAALLAIGRPLLFASVDDAAAAAYGVGVRAISLVFLLLVAVIVAEAVQVVGALLILGVFATPAAIAQRLTPRPYLGMMLSAGTALLGVWAGLTISYAVPHVPPSFAVTGVLFAGYVGVAGAGSLRLKRSGTR, encoded by the coding sequence GTGAACGCTTTCTCGCCGCTGCTCGAGATGCTCGGACACGACTTCATGCGCAATGCCTTCCTGGTCGCTTCTGCGATGGCGCTCGCCGGCGGGCTCGCCGGCTATTTCCTCGTGCTCCGCAACCAGGTGTTCGCCGCGGACGCGCTGGGGCACGTCGCCTTCACGGGGGCGCTCGCCGCCTTGGTCCTCGGGGTGAGCGAGCTCGCCGGGGCGTTCGGGCTGACCGTGCTCGCGGCGGCCTTCCTGAGCCGCATGACCGCGGGCAGCCGGGCCGGGGACGTGGTGATCGGATCGTTCTTTGCCTGGGTGCTGGGACTGGGCGTGCTTTTCCTGTCGCTGTACGTCACCACCCGCAGTGGTTCGACCAACGGCGCCGCGGGGGTAACCGTGCTCTTCGGCAGCGTGTTCGGTGTCGGCCCCGCCCAGGCTCGGCTGAGCGCGGCGATCGGGGCCGGCGCGACGGCGGCGCTGTTGGCGATCGGCCGTCCACTGTTGTTCGCGTCCGTGGACGACGCGGCGGCCGCGGCGTACGGGGTCGGCGTGCGCGCGATCAGTCTGGTGTTCCTGCTGCTCGTCGCCGTGATCGTGGCGGAAGCGGTGCAGGTGGTGGGGGCGCTGTTGATCCTGGGGGTATTTGCCACCCCAGCCGCGATCGCCCAACGGTTAACCCCGCGCCCCTACCTCGGCATGATGTTGAGCGCGGGGACCGCGCTGCTCGGGGTGTGGGCGGGGTTGACCATCAGTTACGCAGTGCCCCACGTTCCACCAAGCTTTGCGGTAACGGGCGTCCTGTTCGCGGGGTACGTGGGTGTCGCCGGGGCGGGAAGCCTGCGCCTCAAGCGGTCGGGAACCCGCTAA